ccgagtgaggtcgtcaTTATTTTcatcaatggattagtcttccATTGACTtcaaaaaagggaagaaaaaaaaagccctTGTTAAAAGCTCTACCATAACTTTTTCATAATTCAATTTTCTATTATTATTCGTGTAAGATTTACAGGAACTTTTTCATAATTCAATTTTCTATTATTATTCGTGTAAGATTTacaggaaaaataaaaatataagtgGTTGGAAGCTTCTCATATCAGAGCCAGGTTTCGATCCTGGGACCTGTGGGTTATGGGCCCACCACGCTTCCGCTGCGCCACTCTGATTGTTGTTAGATAGTTGTTCAAATCTATTACATATAGTCTTTTCATTTAGAGAAATAAACCCTGTTACTCTTAAAACTTAAATTTCCAAATGTAGTAATCTGGATTCTGGAAAAAGGTGAGCGTTGtgtttctctctctcgacaCTTCGGGACGTCTTACTTAGCTCCATCGAACCaaccatcctcctcctcctcctcctctcaatTACAAAGTTAAACTAAGTTTCTCACAAATTTaaaccactctctctctctctttgagcAACATAACATACAGAAAACCCTAGAAAGCCATCGTCAATGGCGGTCTCCGAGGAGGAGTGTTCCTCCGCCAACTCCAgatcatcctcctcctccacctccaGCACCTCTCACTACCTCTCCAAGTGCCTCCTCCGTGGCACCGTCGTTCTCCAGGTCCTCCACGGTCACATCCGCTTCCCCAACTCCCGCGACATCGTTTTCGGCAAGGTcttccccccctctctctctctccgttcTCGTTTTAGTTCTGATTTTGTTGGAATTAGAAACGGAGATGATCCGATATGTGATTCTTGACATTTCAGGAGAAATCGATAGAGTTGGTGATAATCGGTGAAGACGGGATTGTACAGTCTGTGTGTGAGCAGCCTGTGTTTGGCACCATTAAAGACATTGCCGTCCTACCTTGGAATGACGGATTCCGAACCCGAAACCGCCAGGTGTCTAGCTCAATTCAACGAGTTTCAGCCTTTTGTTTCGAGAATTCACTATTACAttgagaaaaataaattttgtGCTCTTGTTGGTGTAGATGCCGGGCAAGGATCTTTTGGTCGTTGTTTCGGATTCCGGGAAGCTCTCGGTTCTATCTTTCTGCAATGAAATGCACAGGTGTATATGCATTTTCTTTGCTCTGTTCAATTTTTGAATTAGTTACTTCTTCATGAGCTGTAGCAATAGAAACCAAAGCTTAAAATATTAGCATTTGCAGTGTCCCGATTATGCTTACCGATTgatctcattttctttcttctctgctGCTTATTCTTATCACACTTCAAAATGTTTGTGTAGGTTTTTTCCTGTGACACAAGTTCAACTTTCTAATCCTGGAAACTCGAGGAATCAGCTTGCAAGAATGCTGGCCATTGATTCAAGGTAAGTCACCATTGCTTTGTTAGTTGGAGAAAGGCGGTTTTATAAGATGCTGTTTGCCACTGATGAAATTTCTCTATTTTGGTGGCTATTTTTTGAAGTAGCTCTGTAGTAGGAAAGGAAATATCTAGGAAGCTATACCTTGATTAATGATAGCTTAGAAACATTTAATCTTTTTTCATGTAACTTTAGTGGATTGACTTTATGGTGggcttttcttttctctgtttaTTCCTGGTGTAATTCTTTAATCATTATCTTCATATTTTATCTTCCAATGTAAGTATTTGCTGTTCTTGTGGTGTCATTGTGTCATATGTTATACTTCAAATTCTTTAGTTTGTTGATGTGCCGAAACTAGATGATAGATTAAAGAGGGTATTGCTTATTTGTTTGCTAAGTTTTCTGTTGCTTCGGTGGCAAATCTTAGGATAGCTAGAGTATGTGAGAAGttatttttgtttctctagCAGTAGGCTCTTTGCACAAGCTCTGTATGTTGTTTGTGAAACATAAATGTATTTGTAATATGAtgtcaaaaaataaaagtattttttgtttttttttttgtagtattTCTTCGGGGCTGATAAagaggagagggagagaaaatTGTTAGCAGAGAGTTGGGGTCGGGAAAAATAGAAGCtgtctcttaaaaaaaaaaatgaaatggaaAAGGGGCATGGCTTTAGGGTGATCTGCTATGTTGGCTGCTTTTGGTTTGTTTGGATGGAGAGGAACAAAAGAATCTTTGTGGAAGCTAGGAGTGAGAATGGAGATCATTTATGGCATTGGGTTCATTTTTTGGGGTCTCTTTGGGTGTGGATATCTTCATAATTTGAAGAGGGTTCTTTTGGTCATTCTTTATGATTGGAATGCAGCTGTGATTTAGGTTTttctgtgtttttcttttcttctttttgtttgttactTGGTTGACTCTgtttgtttattaataaaagtttcctCCCTCCCTTTAGTCCTTACTTCTGTGTTTATGTGTTTGCAGTGGCTGCTTCATTGCTGCTAGTGCATATGTAGACCGTTTGGCTATGTTCTCTGTTTCAATGTCTGGAGGCAGTGACATTATTGATAAGGTTGAGCTGCTACTTTATCCCTCTTCTTATGATAGGTGTTAGACTAATGGCATATGGgttaaaatagaagaaaaaaaacaccacGTGGAGTGCTTTATTTACTTTGCAGACACTAGCTATTCACACAAAATTATTGAAATGTTCTGCTGTCCCACAATTTCAGAAAATAGTGTATCCCCCTGAAAACGAAGTCAATGTGAATGCTGCTAGAGTCCAGAAAAACAGTATATCAGGTACTATATGGAGCATGAGCTTTATTTCACAGGATCCTAATCAAAGTAAGGGACATAATCCTATACTCGCCGTTGTTATGAATAGGTATGATGATCATGTGAATTTCTGAATTAAAGGATATCGTGTTTTGAATTGTCAAGTGTTTGAGGATAGAAGCCATTTCTCATGCTATTTTCTGTTCGTAACTTTTACTGGGCTCAAATACAATGGGAATATTTTGCATTGCAGGACTGGGGCAGTCCGTAATGAATTGCTGTTACTGGGATGGAACATTAGAGAACAAGATGTTTATGTTATTTCTCAGTATGTAGAAGATGATGGACCCTTAGTACTTAGCATTGCTGAAGTTCCTCATTCGTATGGATTTGCTTTTCTGTTTAGGGAGGGTGATGCTATTTTAATGGATCTTAGAGATGCCAACAACCCTTATTGTATCTACAGAACAAGCCCAAATTTCTTATCCAATGTGGTTGATGAGGCAAATTTTGTTCAGGAGTCGTCTAAAGGATGTGATCTGTCTAGCGTACTACAGGTTGATGACGAAGGGGGTTTATTTAATGTAGCTGCCTGTGCGTTACTGGAACTGAGTGATTTAGATCCTATGTGTATAGATGGTGACAAATACAATGTGAATGTGACTCACAAATTTGTGTGTTCATGGAGTTGGGAACCAGGGAATGTTAAAAACCAAAGAATGATCATTTCTGCTGATACCGGAGAATATTTCatgattgaaatttttttcaaCCCTGATGGCGTTAAGGTTCAAGAATCTGAGTGTCTTTACAAAGGTTTACCATGCAAGGCAATTTTGTGGGTTGACGGCGGGTTTCTGGCTGCACTAGTAGATATGGGGGATGGGATGGTCTTGAAAATGGAAAACGGAACACTTAATTACAGAAGTcctattcaaaccattgtcccaGTCTTGGATATGTCAGTTGTGGATTACCATGATGAGAAACATGATCAAATGTTTGCTTGTTGTGGAGTGGCACCGGAGGGGTCACTAAGGATCATTAGAAGTGGTATCACTGTAGAAAAGCTACTAAGGACTGCTCCTATATATCAAGGGATTACTGGCACTTGGACATTACGAATGAAGGTGAGTGATACTTACCATTCATTTCTTGTGCTATCATTTGTTGAGGAAACCAGGGTACTCTCAGTTGGTTTAAGCTTTACTGATGTGACTGATTCAGTTGGTTTCCAGCCTGATGTTTCTACTTTGGCATGTGGTGTTGTAAATGATGGAATGCTGGTCCAGATTCACAGAAGTGCAGTCAGGCTCTGTCTGCCCACCCAGGGTGCGCATTCTGATGGTGTTCCTTTGCCTTCTCCAGTTTGTACCTCTTGGTTCCCAGAAAATTTGAGCATCAGTTTGGGTGCTGTTGGGCATAATCTAATTGTTGTTTCTTCATCTAATCCCTGCTTTATATTCATACTTGGGGTCAGAATGCTTTCAGTGCATCATTATGAGATATATGAGATGCAACATTTGAGATTGCAAAATGAATTATCATGCATCTCCATTCCTCAGAACCGTTACGAGAAAAAAGATACAAGTTTTTCAAATAGTCTGGTAGATGAGAGTTCTGCCCCTGCTCTTCCATTTGGAGTTGACATCAGTAATATCTTTGTTATTGGAACACACAAGCCTTCGGTGGAAATCTTGTCTCTTGTACCTAGTGAAGGCCTACGAGTTCTTGCTTCTGGGGCAATTTCATTAACAAATACTTTTGGTACTGCTATTAGTGGCTGCATTCCTCAAGATGTAAGGCTTGTATTAGTTGACCGATTATATGTCCTTTCTGGATTGAGGAATGGAATGCTGCTTCGGTTTGAATGGCCTACTTCCTCTCGAAGGCCTTTATCTGTAGGACCTCAGAGTCCTGTTGATTGGCTTTCAGTTAGTACCGATACTGTTTTATCCAGTGTATCAGCAGCAAATTCTTTTGGTCGACATATGTATACTACTAAGTTATCTGAGAATATAAAGGACAACTTTCCTGTTGATTTGCAATTGATTGCTACCCGTCGGATTGGCATCACTCCTGTATTCCTGGTTCCTTTAAGTGATTCCCTTGATGGTGATGTAGTTGTTCTCAGTGATAGGCCTTGGTTGCTGCATACTGCAAGGCACAGCCTCTCATATACTTCTATCTCATTTCAATCTTCGACTCATGTGACTCCTGTATGTTATGTCGAATGCCCCAAGGGAATTTTATTTGTTGCAGAGAACTGTCTACATTTGGTGAGAGTTCTATTGTATATTATCTTGCTAGTCTATAGCTTTCTTTATGTTTACTGTAGTTAGCTTGTAATTATGCCTTCAATCTACGGATATTAATGGAGCACGCATACAAAGTGTTTACCTTTGATTCTATATTAAAGTAGATTTTCTTTAGCTACATCAGTCAGATTTAGTTTCAGAGCACTGGGATCTTTAGGATTACATGGTTTCTTGAGCATGAATGTTTTACTTTTTACATTTTGGAACTGTGGAGAGTTCTCCATCATAATGATAGTTTTTGAATTGTTGAGTATGGGTCTTGGCATGGGATTTTGAACAGTATGTTGGAGTAGTACAGCATGgcttttgggaaaaaaaaaataataataacaaagaACAGAAGTTAAACATGCATTGGTTCATTCTCAAACACTTATTCTCATTGCATATAAACCTAAGAATTATATTCCAGTTGCAAAATATATCCCATTCTTTTGTTTGAAGAGAATTTGGCTTATATTCATGCAGTATCCCAGATGTCTGGACAGGTTAGATACTTAGATGCTTCTATAGGATTAAGGGAACAAATGTGTTGAGTGCTTGTATCCATTCAGCGGATTAACTGTGATAATGGAATTTTACATAAGCTTTATGTCTTTATATCATTAAACAAGAGAGATATTCCATGACAATATCCAGtgtcatttttcttttaaactCAGAACTGAGATCAAAGGTTGTGGAACAAGACTGAACATTTTGACTGTTCCGGATATATCTTTGAAGCTGAGTAGATACtacttcattttttgtttttaatttattaACTTTTATCTTGTATTATTAAAGTAATAGTGTAGTAAATAAGCTAAAATTTTCCAACTGTAATTTATTTTAGTGTCTGTCCTTCTCATGGGGAATAAATTTAGGAATTTTAGGTACTAGCTGGCTCAGTTGGTGAGGTCATTTGACGTTATCCAAGGGCCTCTCCACCTCTCCACTGCTGGGGAGATTTTGTGAGACCTCCAACTGTGTATCATGCAGGCTTAATGGgtgaaaaataaacattaagaatTGGAAGTCTTGATATTAAAATCTCTGTTTATGTTGTGTATATATGTGATTAAGTGCTTTTGTAATAAGATATTTTTTCCCCTCAATTATCTCAAAGTTGGATATATTGATACTAATCCATGTTATGTGATGCTTCTAGGTAGAGATGTTGCACAGTAAGAGGCTTAATGTGCAGAAGTTGCATCTTGGAGGCACTCCGAGGAGGGTCTTTTATCATAGTGAAAGCAGGCTATTGCTTGTGATGAGGACTAATTTGAGTGATGATACATGTTCATCTGATATATGTTGCGTAGATCCTCTTAGTGGGTCGGTGCTGTCATCTTTCAAACTTGAATTTGGTGAAACTGGAAAATCGATGGAGTTAATGAGGGTTGGAAGTGAACAGGTTATTTTGGTTGGAACAAGTTTGTCTTCTGGGTCGGCCATAATGCCCTGTGGTGAGGCTGAAAGGTAAACCATCTCTTTGTTTTGTCCagctcccctctctctctctctgtggctAGCagactcttatatatatatatatatatatatatattttggttcaATTGTAAGAGTAAGTCTACAGGGATTTCAATTAATTTTCTGCTAATCCTGTCAATATGCACGTGTGATATCATACTCATATCTCTCTTTTCCTTCCACGTTGTAGACGAGCCATTTTAACTGATTTTGTTAACAGTAACAATGTTAATTACCTGCCAGGCCGGTCAATAGCACATGTGAGATATCataccctttttttttggtgaaaataAATGGCTTTTATTGAATAAACAAAAAGCATAATACAAAGCCCCTGTCAAAATATGAGTGTGATATCCATACTCATATCTCCATTCTTTTCCTTCAATGTTATACTCGTGCTATTCTAACTGGATTTTATTAAGAGTACCATGTGCCTGTCAATGTGTACCTGCCATGTCTATAATGTAGTGAAGGGAAGTCTTTTGGGACGTTAATTACCTGCCAGTCCCTATCAAATCATACTCATATCTAACTTTACAGATGCTATTCTAACTGAATTTTATTTACAGTACCAAGGGACGTCTTATTGTTCTCTGTCTTGAAAATATGCAAAATTCAGACAGTGGTTCAATGACATTCGGCTCAAAGGCAGGGTCATCTTCTCAACGAGCTTCCCCATTTCATGAAATTGTTGGGTATGCCACAGAACAGCTTTCAAGTAGTAGTCTCTGTAGTAGCCCAGATGATACTAGCTGTGATGGTATGAAACTTGAAGAAACTGAAGCGTGGCAGTTTCGATTAGCTTTTTCAATGCCATGGCCTGGAATGGTACTTGCAATCTGCCCTTATCTTGATCGTTACTTCTTGGCTTCTGCTGGTAATGCTGTAAGTAGTAAACTTTGTGCTTTCTGCATGCTTTTGAATATACAGTTTCTGTAAGGTTGCTTTACAGTACTGCATGCTGTCAGATACTAAGGTAAATTCTGTCATTGCATCACAATTGTTAATAGATGTTGGTCTTCTTTTCAGTTTTATTTATGTGGTTTTCCACATGACAATTCCCAAAGAGTAAAAAAGTGGGCTGTGGCGAGGACGCGCTTTACAATTACATCTTTGACTGCATATTTCACTAGAATTGTTGTTGGTGATTGTCGTGATGGCATCCTTTTCTATGATTATCATGAGGTAAAAGCAATTATAGCTTTCTATCTGTTTGTTTACGTGGTACATCAGttgatctctctttctcttccctctctccattttccttttatCCATGTAGCTTTTCCATTGGAAGTAGAAATAGCAATACACATGCCTTGTACTTCTAATATTTAtcctgatattttttttttttgctttactTTCTTGTGGGGAAGGAGTCCAAAAAGCTGCAGCAACTTTACTGTGATCCGTATCAGAGATTAGTTGGTGATTGCATTCTTATGGATGTCAACACTGCTGTTGTTTCAGATCGTAAGGGAAGCATTGCTGTCCTTTCATGTGCAGATTATTTAGAAGGTAAAGTAGTGGTTTTCTGTAATTACAATTCAATAGGTCTATATCTTACTGTGTTCCTGCGATGCCTAGTTTAGCTTTACAAAGTTGGAGCAGAAGCAGATGTGCGACTCAGATTTTGTACTATTTATACATCTGATCTAAGTTGGCGAGATATTGCTTGTCTGTTTGGAAATTCAAACTATAGTTCATTAACTGATATCAATTTATAGCAATCACAATGTTTTTGATTCCAATGTGTGAAGTTGATTTTGTCAGATAGTTGTGCATTGGAATTGATTTATGAAACAACCAAATGAATGAAATTCCTTTTAGAAAATCTATGAGATCTATTATTTATATGAAGCTGGTAACATAATCAAATGTGTTTTCTTTCTGGGCATGTGCAAAATTTTGGTTTTCGTGGAGATCTTGTCTGGTTAGAATGTAGTTTTTGTTAGTACACAGAATCACAGTGTGGGAAACCATTGCTAATATTGTACTTGCATGTCTGGAAGTAATTCTACGATGCTTGGCATTATAAAATAGTTCTCCAGCACCAGTGGCATggtgaaatatatatacatatatatatatatatatatacacaggtCCATTCCAAAGCGGACGTCTgcacttcgctaaagtgtgGACGGCGACGCAGCGGAGGCGTTCCAGGCGGCGCGcggcttgcaggagggaggccAGAGGCATCTCGGACTgttctgggcagcgttcgagGTTGGAGGAGGTCAgggttgcaggttctgggcagcaacctgacctgcaactgcaggttttctGGGCAGCGCTGCAACGACGttgccggcgactccaccgactgTAGACCGCTCCGCCCGACCCCTGGCGTCCTTCCGGCAACCCCCGTCGCGTCCCGAGCTGAGCTGCAGCGGATGTCCTCTTTGGAATGcctccgtgtgtgtgtgtgtgtatatatatttttttttttctgggaacCAAGCGTGTTAGCTCTGCAAATTTTTATATTTTCAGGCAGCATTAAATCTTGATGAACATAAAGTGCTTCGTTCATGTTTTTATTGATATTCTAAcagcaccaaaaaaaaatcGGTATTAACAATTtagataaaaaaatttaattacaatgCTGATGGTGGTAGTGAAACTTGTTAATATATTGTCGTATTATTGTCTTCAGATGCTGTTCATGCGCATGTTCTGCTGCTGAAAATTATACAATTTAACTATTTTCTATTCTTACTATGTGTATCAGATACTGCAAGTCCAGAATGTAATTTAACAGTGAGCTGTGCTTATTATATGGGTGAGGTAGCTATGAGCATCAAGAAGGTACATCTTTACGTTGTCTTGTTAGCTTGAGTAGATATTATTAGAAGTTCAATGTTCGAATTCTCATTGCCTGAAGTTACTCTGGGAATTGCATTTATTAATTTCCAAATATCTGAAATTGGCATATAATAGTGATGCACAACCACTAGGAAAGACAGTGACAAGAAAAATAAAGGAGGGACAGaagaagagaatgaagagagcGTTTCAATCTATATCAGTTCAGTTTTCATTTCTGCTTGTTTTAGGTTACAATGAGGCATATTAGGCTAACCTCACTAAGGAATTAAATTTAACGAGTACCTTACTAGAAGTCGCATGTGAACACTAATAACTAAAGAGACCTAGATTAATACTAATTAACCAATAGGTTGGTAATTTTGTTTCTGGTAATGCTCCATTATATTTTTAGTTTgggtgaggctattgccaccctacaattttctttgttcaccctacttgctcattacaccctacattttaatttcaattattacatttacttatccaacccatttctctttccaagaatatcctccatcatatgacatatcaaattaaaaaagaaattttgtttaacgaaaatttctcatttaatttatatcaattaaaaagatgtcctaaaatatattaaagtttcctaataaaatcataatttgatttacttccatttttttattttttccattcagtttcaatgttcgtttatttcaatccatattaaaaaatttgtaagtgctactatgagcaatagaaaaaaattgatttttttttcgtgttttaaattttttacttttggtgtttataaaggtattataaagattttgatgaagttaacactaatggttttgtgaattgaataacgaattaatgatgaggacgcaacaaaaagataaaaaagaaaattgtaataaattaaaatttggatggagaagatgaagaataatgttatcagaagagaaattaagtagttttgtatttaattagttatgtatttagttttccctaaagatttaaattttagaaaattagtgtacttattagtcattttgcatttgggtaatatagtctttcaataattcaaatattttgtagggtgaacaaagaaaatggtagggtggcaatagccgcacccttttaGTTTTTACTATATTATAAGTTCTAAAGTAACGAAGGCATTACTCTAATATGGTCTTTTCACTATCCTCATGGGTCCTACCTAGCTATTTGCAATTTCCTCTCCTAAGGATCTTTGGGTTTGGCAGCAGGCCCCAGTTTCAAGCCTTAGTCCACAAATCAGTTTGGGGTATCAAAATAAAAAGTGCAATGTTACTCTTTAAACTCCCAGTCCCAGTTTtaggaaaacaaaaattaaagtttACTGTGTACTTGTGTAGGCATGTCTGTCTCAAATTAGATTTCTATTTGTTTACCTTTTTGGATGGAAAAGATTCTGACAGAGAAGAAAGAATAGAGACCTGTGGCCTGGATTTTTGTTCTGTTCTTAAGGCCCTGAAGACATTATTACTGGGTATTTCAATGTAGAAAAAGCCTCCGGTACAAACTATAGAATTGGCCCTACAAACATGGTTTTGAGTAATTGTAGAAGGAGGTCTTTGTTCAAAGGCTGCGAAACGGGTTTTCGGTGGCCCCTTTGATCTTGGATACTCTTTTTGCCTTGGAAAGTAACTTTCTATCTTGACATTAAACATGAAAAAACCGCAGATAGTTTGAAATGAAAGTATGCAGAGAAACTGATGTATGTAAGTGAGAGAAATGCTAGAACTTTTGCACTATATTCTGGACATGAAATTatcttttaattttgttttgagaTGATATGATGCTTACCTTGACATGT
Above is a genomic segment from Rosa chinensis cultivar Old Blush chromosome 3, RchiOBHm-V2, whole genome shotgun sequence containing:
- the LOC112191743 gene encoding splicing factor 3B subunit 3 isoform X1; translated protein: MAVSEEECSSANSRSSSSSTSSTSHYLSKCLLRGTVVLQVLHGHIRFPNSRDIVFGKEKSIELVIIGEDGIVQSVCEQPVFGTIKDIAVLPWNDGFRTRNRQMPGKDLLVVVSDSGKLSVLSFCNEMHRFFPVTQVQLSNPGNSRNQLARMLAIDSSGCFIAASAYVDRLAMFSVSMSGGSDIIDKKIVYPPENEVNVNAARVQKNSISGTIWSMSFISQDPNQSKGHNPILAVVMNRTGAVRNELLLLGWNIREQDVYVISQYVEDDGPLVLSIAEVPHSYGFAFLFREGDAILMDLRDANNPYCIYRTSPNFLSNVVDEANFVQESSKGCDLSSVLQVDDEGGLFNVAACALLELSDLDPMCIDGDKYNVNVTHKFVCSWSWEPGNVKNQRMIISADTGEYFMIEIFFNPDGVKVQESECLYKGLPCKAILWVDGGFLAALVDMGDGMVLKMENGTLNYRSPIQTIVPVLDMSVVDYHDEKHDQMFACCGVAPEGSLRIIRSGITVEKLLRTAPIYQGITGTWTLRMKVSDTYHSFLVLSFVEETRVLSVGLSFTDVTDSVGFQPDVSTLACGVVNDGMLVQIHRSAVRLCLPTQGAHSDGVPLPSPVCTSWFPENLSISLGAVGHNLIVVSSSNPCFIFILGVRMLSVHHYEIYEMQHLRLQNELSCISIPQNRYEKKDTSFSNSLVDESSAPALPFGVDISNIFVIGTHKPSVEILSLVPSEGLRVLASGAISLTNTFGTAISGCIPQDVRLVLVDRLYVLSGLRNGMLLRFEWPTSSRRPLSVGPQSPVDWLSVSTDTVLSSVSAANSFGRHMYTTKLSENIKDNFPVDLQLIATRRIGITPVFLVPLSDSLDGDVVVLSDRPWLLHTARHSLSYTSISFQSSTHVTPVCYVECPKGILFVAENCLHLVEMLHSKRLNVQKLHLGGTPRRVFYHSESRLLLVMRTNLSDDTCSSDICCVDPLSGSVLSSFKLEFGETGKSMELMRVGSEQVILVGTSLSSGSAIMPCGEAESTKGRLIVLCLENMQNSDSGSMTFGSKAGSSSQRASPFHEIVGYATEQLSSSSLCSSPDDTSCDGMKLEETEAWQFRLAFSMPWPGMVLAICPYLDRYFLASAGNAFYLCGFPHDNSQRVKKWAVARTRFTITSLTAYFTRIVVGDCRDGILFYDYHEESKKLQQLYCDPYQRLVGDCILMDVNTAVVSDRKGSIAVLSCADYLEDTASPECNLTVSCAYYMGEVAMSIKKGSFSYKLPADDALKGSDGSIDFSQNGIIVSTLLGSIITFVPISREEYELLEAVQDRLAVHPLTAPILGNDHNEFRSRENPVGVPKILDADMLTQFLELTSMQQEDVLSSPLCVQGTVKSRLKLRSSPVPVNQVVQLLERVHYALN
- the LOC112191743 gene encoding splicing factor 3B subunit 3 isoform X2 → MFSVSMSGGSDIIDKKIVYPPENEVNVNAARVQKNSISGTIWSMSFISQDPNQSKGHNPILAVVMNRTGAVRNELLLLGWNIREQDVYVISQYVEDDGPLVLSIAEVPHSYGFAFLFREGDAILMDLRDANNPYCIYRTSPNFLSNVVDEANFVQESSKGCDLSSVLQVDDEGGLFNVAACALLELSDLDPMCIDGDKYNVNVTHKFVCSWSWEPGNVKNQRMIISADTGEYFMIEIFFNPDGVKVQESECLYKGLPCKAILWVDGGFLAALVDMGDGMVLKMENGTLNYRSPIQTIVPVLDMSVVDYHDEKHDQMFACCGVAPEGSLRIIRSGITVEKLLRTAPIYQGITGTWTLRMKVSDTYHSFLVLSFVEETRVLSVGLSFTDVTDSVGFQPDVSTLACGVVNDGMLVQIHRSAVRLCLPTQGAHSDGVPLPSPVCTSWFPENLSISLGAVGHNLIVVSSSNPCFIFILGVRMLSVHHYEIYEMQHLRLQNELSCISIPQNRYEKKDTSFSNSLVDESSAPALPFGVDISNIFVIGTHKPSVEILSLVPSEGLRVLASGAISLTNTFGTAISGCIPQDVRLVLVDRLYVLSGLRNGMLLRFEWPTSSRRPLSVGPQSPVDWLSVSTDTVLSSVSAANSFGRHMYTTKLSENIKDNFPVDLQLIATRRIGITPVFLVPLSDSLDGDVVVLSDRPWLLHTARHSLSYTSISFQSSTHVTPVCYVECPKGILFVAENCLHLVEMLHSKRLNVQKLHLGGTPRRVFYHSESRLLLVMRTNLSDDTCSSDICCVDPLSGSVLSSFKLEFGETGKSMELMRVGSEQVILVGTSLSSGSAIMPCGEAESTKGRLIVLCLENMQNSDSGSMTFGSKAGSSSQRASPFHEIVGYATEQLSSSSLCSSPDDTSCDGMKLEETEAWQFRLAFSMPWPGMVLAICPYLDRYFLASAGNAFYLCGFPHDNSQRVKKWAVARTRFTITSLTAYFTRIVVGDCRDGILFYDYHEESKKLQQLYCDPYQRLVGDCILMDVNTAVVSDRKGSIAVLSCADYLEDTASPECNLTVSCAYYMGEVAMSIKKGSFSYKLPADDALKGSDGSIDFSQNGIIVSTLLGSIITFVPISREEYELLEAVQDRLAVHPLTAPILGNDHNEFRSRENPVGVPKILDADMLTQFLELTSMQQEDVLSSPLCVQGTVKSRLKLRSSPVPVNQVVQLLERVHYALN